A genomic region of Ictidomys tridecemlineatus isolate mIctTri1 chromosome 10, mIctTri1.hap1, whole genome shotgun sequence contains the following coding sequences:
- the Odr4 gene encoding protein odr-4 homolog isoform X3, which translates to MGRTYIVEESVGQYLSNISLQGKAFVSGLLIGQCSSQKDYVILATRTPPKEEQNENLKHPKAKLDNLDEEWATEHANQVSRMLPGGLLVLGVFIITTLELANDFQNALRRLIFAMEKSMNRKRLWNFTEEEISERVILHVCSSTKKISCRTYDVHDPKSSARPADWKYQSGLSTSWLSLDCTIHIDIHIPLSSTSVSYTLEKNTKNGLTRWAKQIENGVYLINGQVKDEDCDLLEGQKKSFRGNTQATSHSFDVRVLTQLLLNSDHRSTATVQICSGSVNLKGSVKCRAYIHSNKPKVKDAMQAVKRDILNTVADRCEILFEDLLLNEIPEKKVMNSEKEFYILPHRVFVPIPGSTIKLCDYKFGDESAEEIRDHFIEMLDHMVQIEDLEIAEEVNTACMSSMNNEASLEHKDDKQLEQPIKTTVMLKIRQNIDLTLPEAY; encoded by the exons ATGGGAAGAACCTACATCGTAGAAGAGAGTGTTGGCCAATATCTTTCAAACATCAGTCTCCAAGGAAAAGCTTTTGTCTCTGGTCTTTTGATAGGACAG TGTTCTTCACAAAAGGATTATGTGATTCTTGCTACTAGAACACCACCCAAAGAAGAGCAAAATGAGAACCTCAAACATCCCAAAGCTAAGTTGGATAATTTGGATGAAGAATGGGCCACAGAACATGCCAATCAG gtatCCAGAATGCTACCAGGGGGACTTTTAGTTCTTGGAGTATTTATCATTACAACTTTGGAACTGgcaaatgattttcaaaatgccCTGCGCAGA CTAATATTTGCCATGGAAAAGTCTATGAATAGAAAAAGACTGTGGAatttcacagaggaggagatCTCAGAACGAGTAATACTTCACGTTTGCTCATCTACAAAAAA AATATCTTGTCGAACTTATGATGTCCATGACCCAAAG AGTTCAGCAAGACCAGCCGATTGGAAGTATCAAAGTGGACTGTCTACTTCATGGCTTTCTCTAGATTGTACCATTCATATTGATATTCACATTCCACTTTCTTCTACTTCTGTCAGCTATACTCTGGAAAAAAATACGAAG AATGGACTTACACGCTGGGCCAAGCAAATAGAAAATGGTGTTTATTTGATTAATGGACAAGTTAAAGATGAAGATTGTGATTTATTAGAAGGACAG aaaaaatcTTTCAGAGGAAATACTCAAGCAACTAGTCATTCTTTTGATGTGAGAGTGCTAACACAATtg CTTCTGAATTCAGACCACAGATCTACAGCCACAGTTCAGATCTGCAGTGGTTCTGTAAACCTTAAGGGTTCTGTGAAATGCAGAGCTTATATTCACAGCAACAAACCCAAGGTTAAAGACGCTATGCAG GCAGTGAAGAGAGACATATTGAACACAGTTGCTGATCGTTGTGAAATACTATTTGAGGACCTGCTTTTGAATGAAATCccagaaaaaaaagttatga ATTCTGAAAAAGAGTTCTACATTCTCCCTCACCGAGTTTTTGTCCCCATTCCTGGATCTACTATAAAGTTATGTGATTATAAATTTGGTGATGAATCAGCCGAAGAAATCAGAGACCATTTTATAGAGATGTTAGATCATATGGTTCAAATAGAAGATTTGGAAATTGCAGAGGAAGTCAACACAG CTTGTATGAGCTCTATGAATAATGAAGCTTCATTGGAACACAAAGATGATAAACAGCTAGAGCAACCAATTAAAACTACAGTAATGTTGAAAATTCGGCAAAACATAg
- the Odr4 gene encoding protein odr-4 homolog isoform X1, whose translation MGRTYIVEESVGQYLSNISLQGKAFVSGLLIGQCSSQKDYVILATRTPPKEEQNENLKHPKAKLDNLDEEWATEHANQVSRMLPGGLLVLGVFIITTLELANDFQNALRRLIFAMEKSMNRKRLWNFTEEEISERVILHVCSSTKKISCRTYDVHDPKSSARPADWKYQSGLSTSWLSLDCTIHIDIHIPLSSTSVSYTLEKNTKNGLTRWAKQIENGVYLINGQVKDEDCDLLEGQKKSFRGNTQATSHSFDVRVLTQLLLNSDHRSTATVQICSGSVNLKGSVKCRAYIHSNKPKVKDAMQAVKRDILNTVADRCEILFEDLLLNEIPEKKVMNSEKEFYILPHRVFVPIPGSTIKLCDYKFGDESAEEIRDHFIEMLDHMVQIEDLEIAEEVNTACMSSMNNEASLEHKDDKQLEQPIKTTVMLKIRQNIGVIAAFAVAVLAAGISFHYFSD comes from the exons ATGGGAAGAACCTACATCGTAGAAGAGAGTGTTGGCCAATATCTTTCAAACATCAGTCTCCAAGGAAAAGCTTTTGTCTCTGGTCTTTTGATAGGACAG TGTTCTTCACAAAAGGATTATGTGATTCTTGCTACTAGAACACCACCCAAAGAAGAGCAAAATGAGAACCTCAAACATCCCAAAGCTAAGTTGGATAATTTGGATGAAGAATGGGCCACAGAACATGCCAATCAG gtatCCAGAATGCTACCAGGGGGACTTTTAGTTCTTGGAGTATTTATCATTACAACTTTGGAACTGgcaaatgattttcaaaatgccCTGCGCAGA CTAATATTTGCCATGGAAAAGTCTATGAATAGAAAAAGACTGTGGAatttcacagaggaggagatCTCAGAACGAGTAATACTTCACGTTTGCTCATCTACAAAAAA AATATCTTGTCGAACTTATGATGTCCATGACCCAAAG AGTTCAGCAAGACCAGCCGATTGGAAGTATCAAAGTGGACTGTCTACTTCATGGCTTTCTCTAGATTGTACCATTCATATTGATATTCACATTCCACTTTCTTCTACTTCTGTCAGCTATACTCTGGAAAAAAATACGAAG AATGGACTTACACGCTGGGCCAAGCAAATAGAAAATGGTGTTTATTTGATTAATGGACAAGTTAAAGATGAAGATTGTGATTTATTAGAAGGACAG aaaaaatcTTTCAGAGGAAATACTCAAGCAACTAGTCATTCTTTTGATGTGAGAGTGCTAACACAATtg CTTCTGAATTCAGACCACAGATCTACAGCCACAGTTCAGATCTGCAGTGGTTCTGTAAACCTTAAGGGTTCTGTGAAATGCAGAGCTTATATTCACAGCAACAAACCCAAGGTTAAAGACGCTATGCAG GCAGTGAAGAGAGACATATTGAACACAGTTGCTGATCGTTGTGAAATACTATTTGAGGACCTGCTTTTGAATGAAATCccagaaaaaaaagttatga ATTCTGAAAAAGAGTTCTACATTCTCCCTCACCGAGTTTTTGTCCCCATTCCTGGATCTACTATAAAGTTATGTGATTATAAATTTGGTGATGAATCAGCCGAAGAAATCAGAGACCATTTTATAGAGATGTTAGATCATATGGTTCAAATAGAAGATTTGGAAATTGCAGAGGAAGTCAACACAG CTTGTATGAGCTCTATGAATAATGAAGCTTCATTGGAACACAAAGATGATAAACAGCTAGAGCAACCAATTAAAACTACAGTAATGTTGAAAATTCGGCAAAACATAg
- the Odr4 gene encoding protein odr-4 homolog isoform X4: MLPGGLLVLGVFIITTLELANDFQNALRRLIFAMEKSMNRKRLWNFTEEEISERVILHVCSSTKKISCRTYDVHDPKSSARPADWKYQSGLSTSWLSLDCTIHIDIHIPLSSTSVSYTLEKNTKNGLTRWAKQIENGVYLINGQVKDEDCDLLEGQKKSFRGNTQATSHSFDVRVLTQLLLNSDHRSTATVQICSGSVNLKGSVKCRAYIHSNKPKVKDAMQAVKRDILNTVADRCEILFEDLLLNEIPEKKVMNSEKEFYILPHRVFVPIPGSTIKLCDYKFGDESAEEIRDHFIEMLDHMVQIEDLEIAEEVNTACMSSMNNEASLEHKDDKQLEQPIKTTVMLKIRQNIGVIAAFAVAVLAAGISFHYFSD; this comes from the exons ATGCTACCAGGGGGACTTTTAGTTCTTGGAGTATTTATCATTACAACTTTGGAACTGgcaaatgattttcaaaatgccCTGCGCAGA CTAATATTTGCCATGGAAAAGTCTATGAATAGAAAAAGACTGTGGAatttcacagaggaggagatCTCAGAACGAGTAATACTTCACGTTTGCTCATCTACAAAAAA AATATCTTGTCGAACTTATGATGTCCATGACCCAAAG AGTTCAGCAAGACCAGCCGATTGGAAGTATCAAAGTGGACTGTCTACTTCATGGCTTTCTCTAGATTGTACCATTCATATTGATATTCACATTCCACTTTCTTCTACTTCTGTCAGCTATACTCTGGAAAAAAATACGAAG AATGGACTTACACGCTGGGCCAAGCAAATAGAAAATGGTGTTTATTTGATTAATGGACAAGTTAAAGATGAAGATTGTGATTTATTAGAAGGACAG aaaaaatcTTTCAGAGGAAATACTCAAGCAACTAGTCATTCTTTTGATGTGAGAGTGCTAACACAATtg CTTCTGAATTCAGACCACAGATCTACAGCCACAGTTCAGATCTGCAGTGGTTCTGTAAACCTTAAGGGTTCTGTGAAATGCAGAGCTTATATTCACAGCAACAAACCCAAGGTTAAAGACGCTATGCAG GCAGTGAAGAGAGACATATTGAACACAGTTGCTGATCGTTGTGAAATACTATTTGAGGACCTGCTTTTGAATGAAATCccagaaaaaaaagttatga ATTCTGAAAAAGAGTTCTACATTCTCCCTCACCGAGTTTTTGTCCCCATTCCTGGATCTACTATAAAGTTATGTGATTATAAATTTGGTGATGAATCAGCCGAAGAAATCAGAGACCATTTTATAGAGATGTTAGATCATATGGTTCAAATAGAAGATTTGGAAATTGCAGAGGAAGTCAACACAG CTTGTATGAGCTCTATGAATAATGAAGCTTCATTGGAACACAAAGATGATAAACAGCTAGAGCAACCAATTAAAACTACAGTAATGTTGAAAATTCGGCAAAACATAg
- the Odr4 gene encoding protein odr-4 homolog isoform X2, translated as MGRTYIVEESVGQYLSNISLQGKAFVSGLLIGQCSSQKDYVILATRTPPKEEQNENLKHPKAKLDNLDEEWATEHANQVSRMLPGGLLVLGVFIITTLELANDFQNALRRLIFAMEKSMNRKRLWNFTEEEISERVILHVCSSTKKISCRTYDVHDPKSSARPADWKYQSGLSTSWLSLDCTIHIDIHIPLSSTSVSYTLEKNTKNGLTRWAKQIENGVYLINGQVKDEDCDLLEGQKKSFRGNTQATSHSFDVRVLTQLLLNSDHRSTATVQICSGSVNLKGSVKCRAYIHSNKPKVKDAMQAVKRDILNTVADRCEILFEDLLLNEIPEKKVMNSEKEFYILPHRVFVPIPGSTIKLCDYKFGDESAEEIRDHFIEMLDHMVQIEDLEIAEEVNTACMSSMNNEASLEHKDDKQLEQPIKTTVMLKIRQNIVMKVTCLFWMGSYWRGVGL; from the exons ATGGGAAGAACCTACATCGTAGAAGAGAGTGTTGGCCAATATCTTTCAAACATCAGTCTCCAAGGAAAAGCTTTTGTCTCTGGTCTTTTGATAGGACAG TGTTCTTCACAAAAGGATTATGTGATTCTTGCTACTAGAACACCACCCAAAGAAGAGCAAAATGAGAACCTCAAACATCCCAAAGCTAAGTTGGATAATTTGGATGAAGAATGGGCCACAGAACATGCCAATCAG gtatCCAGAATGCTACCAGGGGGACTTTTAGTTCTTGGAGTATTTATCATTACAACTTTGGAACTGgcaaatgattttcaaaatgccCTGCGCAGA CTAATATTTGCCATGGAAAAGTCTATGAATAGAAAAAGACTGTGGAatttcacagaggaggagatCTCAGAACGAGTAATACTTCACGTTTGCTCATCTACAAAAAA AATATCTTGTCGAACTTATGATGTCCATGACCCAAAG AGTTCAGCAAGACCAGCCGATTGGAAGTATCAAAGTGGACTGTCTACTTCATGGCTTTCTCTAGATTGTACCATTCATATTGATATTCACATTCCACTTTCTTCTACTTCTGTCAGCTATACTCTGGAAAAAAATACGAAG AATGGACTTACACGCTGGGCCAAGCAAATAGAAAATGGTGTTTATTTGATTAATGGACAAGTTAAAGATGAAGATTGTGATTTATTAGAAGGACAG aaaaaatcTTTCAGAGGAAATACTCAAGCAACTAGTCATTCTTTTGATGTGAGAGTGCTAACACAATtg CTTCTGAATTCAGACCACAGATCTACAGCCACAGTTCAGATCTGCAGTGGTTCTGTAAACCTTAAGGGTTCTGTGAAATGCAGAGCTTATATTCACAGCAACAAACCCAAGGTTAAAGACGCTATGCAG GCAGTGAAGAGAGACATATTGAACACAGTTGCTGATCGTTGTGAAATACTATTTGAGGACCTGCTTTTGAATGAAATCccagaaaaaaaagttatga ATTCTGAAAAAGAGTTCTACATTCTCCCTCACCGAGTTTTTGTCCCCATTCCTGGATCTACTATAAAGTTATGTGATTATAAATTTGGTGATGAATCAGCCGAAGAAATCAGAGACCATTTTATAGAGATGTTAGATCATATGGTTCAAATAGAAGATTTGGAAATTGCAGAGGAAGTCAACACAG CTTGTATGAGCTCTATGAATAATGAAGCTTCATTGGAACACAAAGATGATAAACAGCTAGAGCAACCAATTAAAACTACAGTAATGTTGAAAATTCGGCAAAACATAg